The proteins below come from a single Pieris brassicae chromosome 1, ilPieBrab1.1, whole genome shotgun sequence genomic window:
- the LOC123707016 gene encoding YLP motif-containing protein 1-like isoform X1: MAWQIPGPWNPGLSLAPDPSTMNMAGMSSLTAEQWSLMQQQNWQQWAQWQQQYAQWQTQYGDKYAEQMQGMPQLGIVPPQPTTIPPPAPPPPENPPPPPHENDQPLYCKPHLQTMLPSSQTQMYNQNFNNPNAGNINLSQKQNQTYNTEDKCDAPSQPTNSVNSEALMKLAEEERLFDVQFKKWEEEIEKWKKENVNHPDKRAYGEYEQKFEACRAQLLERRQQMNQKRATLMNSVSQTSSTGNTQNSSLNQNTCSKQTQPCQITKPPQSYPSQSSEYNQYGDNYKDDSRSNNISIDSQDRYDSYQGHNSFSSMRKNESNSNIVNKGCKQDDIPKQSFLSTEASKGIPGLDLVRHPEKAPQQDIVDITQEKTDIHMITGVGPDYSTISQGINNILGDAKIMNILSMVQIQASNTNNSVNVKTLPSDGQWNRSFNKKQDNFDNRSQGGNFDHQSQGGNYDNRLQGGIYNNKPQSGDYNIQVQQQPENNYGIRAPQSNNFDSRFPPPNTFVNRTPAPYNYENRPLIPNVPINQQNKPHLPNNFENRSSDYGVGQTNFDNRSNMLPENNNQMPINNYKKLYPRQPQDRYDQSYNENIDSYDQYGHPEKRNTGNKSGPPPQPLLEINTGINKLTSFDQRPDIPAPVPSKVSWSEDPLFSPSIIVEYEHKSLRLKARKFIEPVHTFDYNHKSKDEDKKKDFEKEVEELYTRKPRTEKEIGRRFRDPYLRDYERRPEMPKEESRPRLQREELSFREERPRLEFADSNRLDERRHDDRDRFRHEEYRNRERERDRDRDVGRDRENARERDIRSRDVARDRDYGRDLGRDRNLGREREYGRERDLGRERLVDHVKERDIEYGRDRDLHRDRDVKDRIRDIERDRNHSRSRENEQRKRAISMDSEISTGSKKNKTENPRPIVMIDDILEEPGRSMRPEKIVIILRGPPGSGKSYLAKLIRDKEAEHGGTVRIMSIDDYFMQEGETEERDPITGKIVKKPLLKYEYDEKLEETYITSLKRAFKRSITDGYFSFLIFDAVNDQLRSYADMWNFSRQNGFQVYICTMELDPQICHKRNIHNRNLEDIQVICSRFFETPAHHILLDPTTLLQSAAITEVTMEDAVSMEDVQETEMSLQVEGSFTSKWERMDDVNQLARLDGTSKPLRPKLSMEDYLQLDEWTPNKAKPGKKTVRWADIEERREQEKMRAIGFVVGQTDWNRMTDPTMGSSALTKTKYIERVRRN; this comes from the exons ATGGCTTGGCAAATACCAGGTCCATGGAACCCAGGCTTATCTTTGGCTCCTGATCCTTCAACTATGAATATGGCCGGTATGAGTTCACTTACCGCCGAACAATGGAGCTTAATGCAACAGCAAAACTGGCAACAATGGGCTCAATGGCAGCAACAGTATGCCCAATGGCAAACTCAATATGGTGATAAA TATGCCGAGCAAATGCAAGGAATGCCACAATTGGGAATTGTACCACCGCAACCAACAACAATTCCACCCCCTGCACCACCACCACCAGAAAACCCTCCTCCTCCACCTCATGAAAATGACCAGCCTTTGTATTGCAAGCCCCACCTTCAGACAATGCTGCCATCCAGCCAAACTCAAAtgtataatcaaaattttaataatcctaATGCAgggaatataaatttaagtcaaaaacaaaatcagaCTTACAATACAGAGGATAAATGTGATGCACCATCTCAACCTACAAATTCAGTAAACAGTGAAGCCTTAATGAAGCTAGCTGAAGAAGAGAGGCTGTTTGATGTCCAGTTTAAGAAATGGGAGGAAGAAATAGAAAAATGGAAGAAAGAAAATGTTAATCACCCAGACAAAAGAGCTTATGGTGAGTATGAACAAAAGTTTGAGGCTTGCCGTGCTCAACTACTAGAGAGACGACAACAGATGAATCAAAAACGAGCAACCCTTATGAATAGTGTGTCTCAAACATCGAGCACAGGTAATACACAAAATTCttcattaaatcaaaatacatGTTCTAAACAGACTCAACCATGTCAAATTACCAAACCACCTCAAAGCTATCCAAGTCAATCTTCTGAATATAATCAATATGGTGATAATTATAAAGATGATTCTAGAAGTAACAATATAAGCATTGATTCTCAAGATAGATATGATTCATATCAGGGTCATAATAGTTTCTCATCTATGAGAAAAAATGAAAGTAACTCAAACATAGTAAATAAGGGTTGTAAACAAGATGACATACCAAAACAAAGTTTTCTATCCACTGAAGCATCTAAAGGAATTCCTGGATTGGATTTAGTCCGACATCCAGAAAAGGCTCCTCAGCAAGATATTGTTGATATAACTCAGGAGAAAACAGACATTCACATGATTACTGGGGTGGGTCCTGATTATTCGACAATTTCTCAgggaattaataatattcttggaGATGCAAAAATCATGAATATACTTTCCATGGTGCAAATTCAAGCATCAAATACTAACAACTCAGTAAATGTAAAGACGCTACCTTCAGATGGACAGTGGAAtagaagttttaataaaaaacaggataattttgataatagATCGCAAGGTGGTAATTTTGACCATCAATCACAAGGTGGTAACTATGATAACAGACTACAAGGTGgcatttataataacaaaccaCAAAGTGGTGACTATAATATACAGGTTCAACAACAGCCAGAAAACAATTATGGCATTAGAGCCCCACAATCCAATAACTTTGATAGCAGATTTCCACCACCTAATACTTTTGTGAACAGAACACCTGCCCCATACAACTATGAGAATAGGCCACTAATACCAAATGTACCAATAAATCAGCAAAATAAACCACATCTaccaaataattttgaaaatagaagTTCTGATTATGGTGTAGGACAAACAAATTTTGATAATAGGTCCAACATGCTACCTGAAAACAACAATCAAATGcctataaacaattataaaaagctttatccTAGACAGCCACAAGATAGGTATGATCAAAGCTACAATGAAAATATAGACAGTTATGATCAGTATGGGCATCCTGAAAAGAGAAATACAGGGAATAAATCAGGACCTCCTCCTCAACCTCTTCTAGAAATTAATACTGGCATAAacaaattgactagttttgaTCAGAGACCAGATATACCAGCTCCAGTTCCGTCAAAGGTATCTTGGTCAGAAGACCCGTTATTTTCACCATCAATCATTGTTGAATATGAACATAAGTCCTTAAGGTTAAaag CTCGTAAGTTTATTGAACCAGTACATACATTTGACTATAACCACAAATCAAAAGatgaagataaaaaaaaagattttgaaaAAGAAGTGGAAGAACTATATACAAGAAAACCGCGAACTGAAAAAGAAATTGGTCGACGTTTTCGAGACCCTTATTTACGTGATTACGAAAGAAGACCTGAAATGCCTAAAGAAGAAAGTAGACCTAGACTACAAAGAGAAGAACTCTCATTCCGTGAAGAAAGGCCTAGATTAGAATTTGCAGACAGCAATAGATTAGATGAAAGGAGACATGATGATCGTGATAGGTTTAGGCATGAGGAATACAGGAATAGAGAAAGAGAAAGAGACAGAGACAGAGATGTTGGGCGTGATAGAGAAAATGCTCGGGAAAGAGATATTAGAAGTCGGGATGTCGCAAGAGACCGTGATTACGGACGTGATTTAGGAAGAGATCGCAATTTGGGACGGGAACGAGAATATGGAAGAGAAAGAGATTTAGGTAGAGAAAGACTAGTAGACCATGTAAAAGAAAGAGATATTGAATATGGACGAGATAGAGATCTGCATAGAGATAGGGACGTTAAGGATAGAATAAGAGATATAGAAAGAGATAGAAACCATAGTAGAAGTCGTGAAAATGAGCAAAGAAAACGGGCTATTAGTATGGACAGTGAAATTAGTACTGgttcaaagaaaaataaaactgaaaacCCAAGGCCGATTGTTATGATTGATGACATCTTGGAGGAGCCAGGTCGAAGTATGAGGCcagaaaaaattgttattattttacgag GTCCTCCTGGCAGTGGAAAGTCGTATTTGGCGAAGTTAATACGGGATAAGGAAGCTGAGCATGGTGGTACAGTTAGGATTATGTCCATTGATGATTATTTCATGCAAGAGGGGGAAACAGAGGAAAGGGATCCAATTACTGGGAAAATT gTAAAGAaacctttattaaaatatgaatatgatGAAAAGTTGGAGGAAACATACATAACATCCTTAAAGAGAGCATTTAAGAGGAGCATCACTGATGGCTACTTCTCATTTTTGATCTTCGACGCTGTCAACGACCAGTTAAGAAGTTATGCCGACATGTGGAATTTTTCCAGACAAAATGGATTTCAA GTTTACATCTGCACGATGGAGTTAGATCCACAAATTTGCCACAAACGGAACATACACAACCGTAATCTCGAAGATATTCAAGTTATCTGCTCGCGATTCTTCGAAACTCCCGCGCACCATATCCTCCTTGACCCGACTACGTTACTTCAGAGTGCCGCTATTACGGAAGTTACTATGGAAGATGCTGTTTCTATGGAGGACGTTCAAGAAACAGAG ATGTCCCTGCAGGTCGAAGGTAGTTTTACCTCAAAGTGGGAGAGAATGGACGATGTCAACCAACTAG CCCGGCTTGATGGAACGAGCAAACCACTCCGACCGAAGCTGTCCATGGAAGACTACCTTCAGTTAGACGAATGGACCCCTAATAAGGCAAAACCTGGGAAGAAAACT GTTCGCTGGGCAGATATAGAAGAAAGAAGAGAGCAAGAAAAGATGCGCGCCATCGGATTCGTTGTCGGTCAAACTGATTGGAATCGAATGACTGACCCCACAATGGGGTCCAGTGCGCTCACTAAGACTAAATATATTGAACGCGTTAGACGCAACTAG
- the LOC123707016 gene encoding YLP motif-containing protein 1-like isoform X3 — protein sequence MAWQIPGPWNPGLSLAPDPSTMNMAGMSSLTAEQWSLMQQQNWQQWAQWQQQYAQWQTQYGDKYAEQMQGMPQLGIVPPQPTTIPPPAPPPPENPPPPPHENDQPLYCKPHLQTMLPSSQTQMYNQNFNNPNAGNINLSQKQNQTYNTEDKCDAPSQPTNSVNSEALMKLAEEERLFDVQFKKWEEEIEKWKKENVNHPDKRAYGEYEQKFEACRAQLLERRQQMNQKRATLMNSVSQTSSTGNTQNSSLNQNTCSKQTQPCQITKPPQSYPSQSSEYNQYGDNYKDDSRSNNISIDSQDRYDSYQGHNSFSSMRKNESNSNIVNKGCKQDDIPKQSFLSTEASKGIPGLDLVRHPEKAPQQDIVDITQEKTDIHMITGVGPDYSTISQGINNILGDAKIMNILSMVQIQASNTNNSVNVKTLPSDGQWNRSFNKKQDNFDNRSQGGNFDHQSQGGNYDNRLQGGIYNNKPQSGDYNIQVQQQPENNYGIRAPQSNNFDSRFPPPNTFVNRTPAPYNYENRPLIPNVPINQQNKPHLPNNFENRSSDYGVGQTNFDNRSNMLPENNNQMPINNYKKLYPRQPQDRYDQSYNENIDSYDQYGHPEKRNTGNKSGPPPQPLLEINTGINKLTSFDQRPDIPAPVPSKVSWSEDPLFSPSIIVEYEHKSLRLKARKFIEPVHTFDYNHKSKDEDKKKDFEKEVEELYTRKPRTEKEIGRRFRDPYLRDYERRPEMPKEESRPRLQREELSFREERPRLEFADSNRLDERRHDDRDRFRHEEYRNRERERDRDRDVGRDRENARERDIRSRDVARDRDYGRDLGRDRNLGREREYGRERDLGRERLVDHVKERDIEYGRDRDLHRDRDVKDRIRDIERDRNHSRSRENEQRKRAISMDSEISTGSKKNKTENPRPIVMIDDILEEPGRSMRPEKIVIILRGPPGSGKSYLAKLIRDKEAEHGGTVRIMSIDDYFMQEGETEERDPITGKIVKKPLLKYEYDEKLEETYITSLKRAFKRSITDGYFSFLIFDAVNDQLRSYADMWNFSRQNGFQVYICTMELDPQICHKRNIHNRNLEDIQVICSRFFETPAHHILLDPTTLLQSAAITEVTMEDAVSMEDVQETEPGLMERANHSDRSCPWKTTFS from the exons ATGGCTTGGCAAATACCAGGTCCATGGAACCCAGGCTTATCTTTGGCTCCTGATCCTTCAACTATGAATATGGCCGGTATGAGTTCACTTACCGCCGAACAATGGAGCTTAATGCAACAGCAAAACTGGCAACAATGGGCTCAATGGCAGCAACAGTATGCCCAATGGCAAACTCAATATGGTGATAAA TATGCCGAGCAAATGCAAGGAATGCCACAATTGGGAATTGTACCACCGCAACCAACAACAATTCCACCCCCTGCACCACCACCACCAGAAAACCCTCCTCCTCCACCTCATGAAAATGACCAGCCTTTGTATTGCAAGCCCCACCTTCAGACAATGCTGCCATCCAGCCAAACTCAAAtgtataatcaaaattttaataatcctaATGCAgggaatataaatttaagtcaaaaacaaaatcagaCTTACAATACAGAGGATAAATGTGATGCACCATCTCAACCTACAAATTCAGTAAACAGTGAAGCCTTAATGAAGCTAGCTGAAGAAGAGAGGCTGTTTGATGTCCAGTTTAAGAAATGGGAGGAAGAAATAGAAAAATGGAAGAAAGAAAATGTTAATCACCCAGACAAAAGAGCTTATGGTGAGTATGAACAAAAGTTTGAGGCTTGCCGTGCTCAACTACTAGAGAGACGACAACAGATGAATCAAAAACGAGCAACCCTTATGAATAGTGTGTCTCAAACATCGAGCACAGGTAATACACAAAATTCttcattaaatcaaaatacatGTTCTAAACAGACTCAACCATGTCAAATTACCAAACCACCTCAAAGCTATCCAAGTCAATCTTCTGAATATAATCAATATGGTGATAATTATAAAGATGATTCTAGAAGTAACAATATAAGCATTGATTCTCAAGATAGATATGATTCATATCAGGGTCATAATAGTTTCTCATCTATGAGAAAAAATGAAAGTAACTCAAACATAGTAAATAAGGGTTGTAAACAAGATGACATACCAAAACAAAGTTTTCTATCCACTGAAGCATCTAAAGGAATTCCTGGATTGGATTTAGTCCGACATCCAGAAAAGGCTCCTCAGCAAGATATTGTTGATATAACTCAGGAGAAAACAGACATTCACATGATTACTGGGGTGGGTCCTGATTATTCGACAATTTCTCAgggaattaataatattcttggaGATGCAAAAATCATGAATATACTTTCCATGGTGCAAATTCAAGCATCAAATACTAACAACTCAGTAAATGTAAAGACGCTACCTTCAGATGGACAGTGGAAtagaagttttaataaaaaacaggataattttgataatagATCGCAAGGTGGTAATTTTGACCATCAATCACAAGGTGGTAACTATGATAACAGACTACAAGGTGgcatttataataacaaaccaCAAAGTGGTGACTATAATATACAGGTTCAACAACAGCCAGAAAACAATTATGGCATTAGAGCCCCACAATCCAATAACTTTGATAGCAGATTTCCACCACCTAATACTTTTGTGAACAGAACACCTGCCCCATACAACTATGAGAATAGGCCACTAATACCAAATGTACCAATAAATCAGCAAAATAAACCACATCTaccaaataattttgaaaatagaagTTCTGATTATGGTGTAGGACAAACAAATTTTGATAATAGGTCCAACATGCTACCTGAAAACAACAATCAAATGcctataaacaattataaaaagctttatccTAGACAGCCACAAGATAGGTATGATCAAAGCTACAATGAAAATATAGACAGTTATGATCAGTATGGGCATCCTGAAAAGAGAAATACAGGGAATAAATCAGGACCTCCTCCTCAACCTCTTCTAGAAATTAATACTGGCATAAacaaattgactagttttgaTCAGAGACCAGATATACCAGCTCCAGTTCCGTCAAAGGTATCTTGGTCAGAAGACCCGTTATTTTCACCATCAATCATTGTTGAATATGAACATAAGTCCTTAAGGTTAAaag CTCGTAAGTTTATTGAACCAGTACATACATTTGACTATAACCACAAATCAAAAGatgaagataaaaaaaaagattttgaaaAAGAAGTGGAAGAACTATATACAAGAAAACCGCGAACTGAAAAAGAAATTGGTCGACGTTTTCGAGACCCTTATTTACGTGATTACGAAAGAAGACCTGAAATGCCTAAAGAAGAAAGTAGACCTAGACTACAAAGAGAAGAACTCTCATTCCGTGAAGAAAGGCCTAGATTAGAATTTGCAGACAGCAATAGATTAGATGAAAGGAGACATGATGATCGTGATAGGTTTAGGCATGAGGAATACAGGAATAGAGAAAGAGAAAGAGACAGAGACAGAGATGTTGGGCGTGATAGAGAAAATGCTCGGGAAAGAGATATTAGAAGTCGGGATGTCGCAAGAGACCGTGATTACGGACGTGATTTAGGAAGAGATCGCAATTTGGGACGGGAACGAGAATATGGAAGAGAAAGAGATTTAGGTAGAGAAAGACTAGTAGACCATGTAAAAGAAAGAGATATTGAATATGGACGAGATAGAGATCTGCATAGAGATAGGGACGTTAAGGATAGAATAAGAGATATAGAAAGAGATAGAAACCATAGTAGAAGTCGTGAAAATGAGCAAAGAAAACGGGCTATTAGTATGGACAGTGAAATTAGTACTGgttcaaagaaaaataaaactgaaaacCCAAGGCCGATTGTTATGATTGATGACATCTTGGAGGAGCCAGGTCGAAGTATGAGGCcagaaaaaattgttattattttacgag GTCCTCCTGGCAGTGGAAAGTCGTATTTGGCGAAGTTAATACGGGATAAGGAAGCTGAGCATGGTGGTACAGTTAGGATTATGTCCATTGATGATTATTTCATGCAAGAGGGGGAAACAGAGGAAAGGGATCCAATTACTGGGAAAATT gTAAAGAaacctttattaaaatatgaatatgatGAAAAGTTGGAGGAAACATACATAACATCCTTAAAGAGAGCATTTAAGAGGAGCATCACTGATGGCTACTTCTCATTTTTGATCTTCGACGCTGTCAACGACCAGTTAAGAAGTTATGCCGACATGTGGAATTTTTCCAGACAAAATGGATTTCAA GTTTACATCTGCACGATGGAGTTAGATCCACAAATTTGCCACAAACGGAACATACACAACCGTAATCTCGAAGATATTCAAGTTATCTGCTCGCGATTCTTCGAAACTCCCGCGCACCATATCCTCCTTGACCCGACTACGTTACTTCAGAGTGCCGCTATTACGGAAGTTACTATGGAAGATGCTGTTTCTATGGAGGACGTTCAAGAAACAGAG CCCGGCTTGATGGAACGAGCAAACCACTCCGACCGAAGCTGTCCATGGAAGACTACCTTCAGTTAG
- the LOC123707016 gene encoding YLP motif-containing protein 1-like isoform X2, with protein sequence MAWQIPGPWNPGLSLAPDPSTMNMAGMSSLTAEQWSLMQQQNWQQWAQWQQQYAQWQTQYGDKYAEQMQGMPQLGIVPPQPTTIPPPAPPPPENPPPPPHENDQPLYCKPHLQTMLPSSQTQMYNQNFNNPNAGNINLSQKQNQTYNTEDKCDAPSQPTNSVNSEALMKLAEEERLFDVQFKKWEEEIEKWKKENVNHPDKRAYGEYEQKFEACRAQLLERRQQMNQKRATLMNSVSQTSSTGNTQNSSLNQNTCSKQTQPCQITKPPQSYPSQSSEYNQYGDNYKDDSRSNNISIDSQDRYDSYQGHNSFSSMRKNESNSNIVNKGCKQDDIPKQSFLSTEASKGIPGLDLVRHPEKAPQQDIVDITQEKTDIHMITGVGPDYSTISQGINNILGDAKIMNILSMVQIQASNTNNSVNVKTLPSDGQWNRSFNKKQDNFDNRSQGGNFDHQSQGGNYDNRLQGGIYNNKPQSGDYNIQVQQQPENNYGIRAPQSNNFDSRFPPPNTFVNRTPAPYNYENRPLIPNVPINQQNKPHLPNNFENRSSDYGVGQTNFDNRSNMLPENNNQMPINNYKKLYPRQPQDRYDQSYNENIDSYDQYGHPEKRNTGNKSGPPPQPLLEINTGINKLTSFDQRPDIPAPVPSKVSWSEDPLFSPSIIVEYEHKSLRLKARKFIEPVHTFDYNHKSKDEDKKKDFEKEVEELYTRKPRTEKEIGRRFRDPYLRDYERRPEMPKEESRPRLQREELSFREERPRLEFADSNRLDERRHDDRDRFRHEEYRNRERERDRDRDVGRDRENARERDIRSRDVARDRDYGRDLGRDRNLGREREYGRERDLGRERLVDHVKERDIEYGRDRDLHRDRDVKDRIRDIERDRNHSRSRENEQRKRAISMDSEISTGSKKNKTENPRPIVMIDDILEEPGRSMRPEKIVIILRGPPGSGKSYLAKLIRDKEAEHGGTVRIMSIDDYFMQEGETEERDPITGKIVKKPLLKYEYDEKLEETYITSLKRAFKRSITDGYFSFLIFDAVNDQLRSYADMWNFSRQNGFQVYICTMELDPQICHKRNIHNRNLEDIQVICSRFFETPAHHILLDPTTLLQSAAITEVTMEDAVSMEDVQETEVEGSFTSKWERMDDVNQLARLDGTSKPLRPKLSMEDYLQLDEWTPNKAKPGKKTVRWADIEERREQEKMRAIGFVVGQTDWNRMTDPTMGSSALTKTKYIERVRRN encoded by the exons ATGGCTTGGCAAATACCAGGTCCATGGAACCCAGGCTTATCTTTGGCTCCTGATCCTTCAACTATGAATATGGCCGGTATGAGTTCACTTACCGCCGAACAATGGAGCTTAATGCAACAGCAAAACTGGCAACAATGGGCTCAATGGCAGCAACAGTATGCCCAATGGCAAACTCAATATGGTGATAAA TATGCCGAGCAAATGCAAGGAATGCCACAATTGGGAATTGTACCACCGCAACCAACAACAATTCCACCCCCTGCACCACCACCACCAGAAAACCCTCCTCCTCCACCTCATGAAAATGACCAGCCTTTGTATTGCAAGCCCCACCTTCAGACAATGCTGCCATCCAGCCAAACTCAAAtgtataatcaaaattttaataatcctaATGCAgggaatataaatttaagtcaaaaacaaaatcagaCTTACAATACAGAGGATAAATGTGATGCACCATCTCAACCTACAAATTCAGTAAACAGTGAAGCCTTAATGAAGCTAGCTGAAGAAGAGAGGCTGTTTGATGTCCAGTTTAAGAAATGGGAGGAAGAAATAGAAAAATGGAAGAAAGAAAATGTTAATCACCCAGACAAAAGAGCTTATGGTGAGTATGAACAAAAGTTTGAGGCTTGCCGTGCTCAACTACTAGAGAGACGACAACAGATGAATCAAAAACGAGCAACCCTTATGAATAGTGTGTCTCAAACATCGAGCACAGGTAATACACAAAATTCttcattaaatcaaaatacatGTTCTAAACAGACTCAACCATGTCAAATTACCAAACCACCTCAAAGCTATCCAAGTCAATCTTCTGAATATAATCAATATGGTGATAATTATAAAGATGATTCTAGAAGTAACAATATAAGCATTGATTCTCAAGATAGATATGATTCATATCAGGGTCATAATAGTTTCTCATCTATGAGAAAAAATGAAAGTAACTCAAACATAGTAAATAAGGGTTGTAAACAAGATGACATACCAAAACAAAGTTTTCTATCCACTGAAGCATCTAAAGGAATTCCTGGATTGGATTTAGTCCGACATCCAGAAAAGGCTCCTCAGCAAGATATTGTTGATATAACTCAGGAGAAAACAGACATTCACATGATTACTGGGGTGGGTCCTGATTATTCGACAATTTCTCAgggaattaataatattcttggaGATGCAAAAATCATGAATATACTTTCCATGGTGCAAATTCAAGCATCAAATACTAACAACTCAGTAAATGTAAAGACGCTACCTTCAGATGGACAGTGGAAtagaagttttaataaaaaacaggataattttgataatagATCGCAAGGTGGTAATTTTGACCATCAATCACAAGGTGGTAACTATGATAACAGACTACAAGGTGgcatttataataacaaaccaCAAAGTGGTGACTATAATATACAGGTTCAACAACAGCCAGAAAACAATTATGGCATTAGAGCCCCACAATCCAATAACTTTGATAGCAGATTTCCACCACCTAATACTTTTGTGAACAGAACACCTGCCCCATACAACTATGAGAATAGGCCACTAATACCAAATGTACCAATAAATCAGCAAAATAAACCACATCTaccaaataattttgaaaatagaagTTCTGATTATGGTGTAGGACAAACAAATTTTGATAATAGGTCCAACATGCTACCTGAAAACAACAATCAAATGcctataaacaattataaaaagctttatccTAGACAGCCACAAGATAGGTATGATCAAAGCTACAATGAAAATATAGACAGTTATGATCAGTATGGGCATCCTGAAAAGAGAAATACAGGGAATAAATCAGGACCTCCTCCTCAACCTCTTCTAGAAATTAATACTGGCATAAacaaattgactagttttgaTCAGAGACCAGATATACCAGCTCCAGTTCCGTCAAAGGTATCTTGGTCAGAAGACCCGTTATTTTCACCATCAATCATTGTTGAATATGAACATAAGTCCTTAAGGTTAAaag CTCGTAAGTTTATTGAACCAGTACATACATTTGACTATAACCACAAATCAAAAGatgaagataaaaaaaaagattttgaaaAAGAAGTGGAAGAACTATATACAAGAAAACCGCGAACTGAAAAAGAAATTGGTCGACGTTTTCGAGACCCTTATTTACGTGATTACGAAAGAAGACCTGAAATGCCTAAAGAAGAAAGTAGACCTAGACTACAAAGAGAAGAACTCTCATTCCGTGAAGAAAGGCCTAGATTAGAATTTGCAGACAGCAATAGATTAGATGAAAGGAGACATGATGATCGTGATAGGTTTAGGCATGAGGAATACAGGAATAGAGAAAGAGAAAGAGACAGAGACAGAGATGTTGGGCGTGATAGAGAAAATGCTCGGGAAAGAGATATTAGAAGTCGGGATGTCGCAAGAGACCGTGATTACGGACGTGATTTAGGAAGAGATCGCAATTTGGGACGGGAACGAGAATATGGAAGAGAAAGAGATTTAGGTAGAGAAAGACTAGTAGACCATGTAAAAGAAAGAGATATTGAATATGGACGAGATAGAGATCTGCATAGAGATAGGGACGTTAAGGATAGAATAAGAGATATAGAAAGAGATAGAAACCATAGTAGAAGTCGTGAAAATGAGCAAAGAAAACGGGCTATTAGTATGGACAGTGAAATTAGTACTGgttcaaagaaaaataaaactgaaaacCCAAGGCCGATTGTTATGATTGATGACATCTTGGAGGAGCCAGGTCGAAGTATGAGGCcagaaaaaattgttattattttacgag GTCCTCCTGGCAGTGGAAAGTCGTATTTGGCGAAGTTAATACGGGATAAGGAAGCTGAGCATGGTGGTACAGTTAGGATTATGTCCATTGATGATTATTTCATGCAAGAGGGGGAAACAGAGGAAAGGGATCCAATTACTGGGAAAATT gTAAAGAaacctttattaaaatatgaatatgatGAAAAGTTGGAGGAAACATACATAACATCCTTAAAGAGAGCATTTAAGAGGAGCATCACTGATGGCTACTTCTCATTTTTGATCTTCGACGCTGTCAACGACCAGTTAAGAAGTTATGCCGACATGTGGAATTTTTCCAGACAAAATGGATTTCAA GTTTACATCTGCACGATGGAGTTAGATCCACAAATTTGCCACAAACGGAACATACACAACCGTAATCTCGAAGATATTCAAGTTATCTGCTCGCGATTCTTCGAAACTCCCGCGCACCATATCCTCCTTGACCCGACTACGTTACTTCAGAGTGCCGCTATTACGGAAGTTACTATGGAAGATGCTGTTTCTATGGAGGACGTTCAAGAAACAGAG GTCGAAGGTAGTTTTACCTCAAAGTGGGAGAGAATGGACGATGTCAACCAACTAG CCCGGCTTGATGGAACGAGCAAACCACTCCGACCGAAGCTGTCCATGGAAGACTACCTTCAGTTAGACGAATGGACCCCTAATAAGGCAAAACCTGGGAAGAAAACT GTTCGCTGGGCAGATATAGAAGAAAGAAGAGAGCAAGAAAAGATGCGCGCCATCGGATTCGTTGTCGGTCAAACTGATTGGAATCGAATGACTGACCCCACAATGGGGTCCAGTGCGCTCACTAAGACTAAATATATTGAACGCGTTAGACGCAACTAG